Proteins from a single region of Styela clava chromosome 1, kaStyClav1.hap1.2, whole genome shotgun sequence:
- the LOC144422892 gene encoding peptidylprolyl isomerase domain and WD repeat-containing protein 1-like produces the protein MQPGKNDASHLVSDKAIIHTTVGDVHIKLFMNECPKTVENFCVHSRDGYYNGHIFHRVIKGFMIQTGDPLGSGTGGESIWGGEFEDEFHPSLRHDRPYTLSMANAGPNTNGSQFFVTVVPTPWLDNKHTVFGRVVKGMDVIQNISLAKTHPKTDKPYDDISIVNVSVK, from the exons ATGCAACCTGGAAAAAATGATGCCAGTCATTTA gTTTCTGACAAAGCAATCATACATACCACAGTAGGAGATGTACACATCAAATTATTTATGAATGAATGTCCGAAAACTGTCGAGAATTTTTGCGTTCACTCTAGAGATGGATATTATAATGGCCACATATTTCATAGAGTTATAAAG ggCTTCATGATACAGACTGGCGATCCTCTTGGAAGTGGAACTGGTGGAGAAAGCATTTGGGGCGGAGAATTTGAAGATGAATTCCATCCTTCATTAAGGCACGATAGGCCGTACACACTTAGTATGGCTAATGCCGGCCCAAATACAAACGGATCTCAATTTTTTGTTACTGTTGTGCCTACACCGTGGTTGGACAATAAACATACCGTATTTGGACGAGTTGTAAAAGGAATGGACGTCATACAAAATATATCTTTGGCTAAAACTCACCCGAAAACTGATAAGCCGTACGATGATATTTCAATAGTAAATGTTAGTGTCAAGTGA
- the LOC144422889 gene encoding serine/threonine-protein kinase 36-like gives MTDGDTSSKRAHEIQALYMSALAACVYSPVVGFLTRNYKRVGATQLAQIVQSDRSAIDNIFVGISDPSTAINILKFIYSCCQSSHDVCRSFSTPQNLDQLLRLMQGRFEIGDAALKQGFEITLNLLSVLVQAHPDTLLELLKEYLSLFATIFIESEVPTHILAAATLINELSNIGAIFELNISDFFASVSMAVANLTEVDTLPPYDRGLLDGVVDMIKQLVTEGGDQPAAQEFMECGSWNALWHRLAHSLRVDFNDGAETETIPSARPVNHPAREHDVYDPMLLSPEGILSFLHVALAVFTLEPYQCVPLLSASDSVVVLCLLALLGEEFKKYLNPTVKTPVLDEDSDGSIHTDIVLQVLRCFCFPFAIDTNEMFLHQIFECLCEVNLVSIVLNQCKCSVPYARLDVPIGLICRLALSHKPCLDEFTSCLRGDITKSLASILIHEETRPITTCDLLSLLGHVARMTPENAKSVSEVVLKPFDSDITPAILPCLSSTDVTVRTKSCSLLGNLLRKQNQGIIQDLPSKIKSDIFESLYQCLAVSEGMVRRSASFAFGNIAYMGCTESNGDGNTASTVSKDLGKHLEKAVPLLTNLLNDATPKTRSNVSFTLGNLSDWGSSLRESIQDSHALKRLLDVALQDNQMCVKQAAFVALRTAASHVSLKKDLLKQNAEEKLVEFVTNSGQNQSTTLPASARYAFSPRMVSARTRPSTYSSQSKVVIDHAKKLIDELRLID, from the exons ATGACTGATGGAGATACCTCCTCCAAAAGAGCGCATGAAATTCAAGCTTTATATATGAGTGCTCTTGCTGCATGTGTTTATTCCCCTGTTGTTGGCTTTTTAACAAGGAATTATAAGCGAGTGGGTGCGACACAACTAGCACAGATTGTACAGTCAGACCGCAGCGCTATAGACAACATCTTTGTCGGTATTTCGGACCCATCTACAgcgataaatattttgaaatttatttattcgtgCTGTCAATCCAGCCATGATGTCTGCCGCTCGTTTTCCACTCCGCAGAATTTGGACCAGCTTTTACGTCTCATGCAAGGAAGATTTGAGATTGGTGATGCTGCATTGAAACAAGGTTTTGAAATAACGTTAAACTTATTGAGTGTTCTTGTCCAAGCCCACCCAGATACTCTATTAGAACTTCTTAAAGAGTATTTGTCGCTTTTCGCTACGATTTTCATAGAATCTGAGGTTCCTACTCACATTCTAGCAGCTGCGACGTTGATTAACGAATTGAGCAACATTGGCGCGATTTTCGAACTCAATATATCAGATTTTTTCGCGTCTGTGAGCATGGCGGTCGCAAATTTAACAGAAGTGGATACTCTACCGCCGTACGATCGTGGATTACTGGATGGCGTAGTAGACATGATAAAACAGTTAGTAACGGAGGGTGGGGACCAACCGGCCGCTCAAGAATTCATGGAGTGTGGATCATGGAATGCACTCTGGCACAGGCTTGCTCATTCTCTTCGTGTTGATTTTAATGACGGCGCTGAGACAGAGACGATTCCATCAGCGAGACCTGTGAATCATCCGGCACGTGAACATGATGTTTATGATCCAATGCTGTTGTCACCCGAGGGAATCTTGTCTTTTTTGCAT GTTGCATTAGCAGTGTTCACTCTTGAACCATACCAGTGTGTTCCCCTTCTTTCTGCAAGTGATTCAGTAGTGGTTCTTTGCTTGTTAGCATTATTGGgagaagaatttaaaaaatatttgaatcctacTGTGAAGACTCCTGTGTTGGATGAAGATTCAGATGGAAGTATACATACTGATATTGTATTACAG GTGCTGAGATGTTTCTGCTTCCCATTTGCAATTGACACAAATGAAATGTTCCTACATCAAATATTCGAATGTCTCTGCGAAGTCAATCTTGTTTCTATAGTTTTGAACCAATGCAAGTGTTCTGTTCCATATGCTAGACTCGATGTCCCTATTGGACTGATATGCCGACTTGCTTTAAGTCACAAGCCATGCCTTGATGAGTTTACATCTTGTCTTAGAGGGGATATAACGAAGAGCTTGGCATCAATTCTAATTCATGAGGAAACACGACCTATCACTACCTGCGATTTGTTGTCCTTATTGGGGCACGTAGCAAGAATGACCCCAGAAAATGCAAAATCTGTAAGTGAAGTTGTTTTGAAGCCTTTCGACTCAGATATCACCCCTGCTATTCTTCCATGCTTGAGTTCCACTGATGTTACTGTACGCACAAAGTCTTGCAGTCTTTTGGGGAATTTACTTCGGAAACAAAATCAAGGCATTATACAAGATTTGCCGTCGAAAATTAAATCTGATATATTTGAATCGTTATATCAATGTCTCGCAGTGAGCGAAGGCATGGTCAGAAGGTCCGCATCATTTGCGTTCGGTAATATTGCGTACATGGGATGTACAGAAAGTAACGGAGATGGAAATACAGCTTCAACTGTTAGCAAAGATCTTGGCAAACATTTGGAAAAAGCAGTTCCTCTTTTGACTAATTTATTGAATGATGCGACTCCGAAAACCAGATCAAACGTATCTTTTACTTTAGGAAATTTGTCCGACTGGGGCTCGTCACTTAGAGAATCAATACAAGATAGCCATGCCCTCAAAAGATTGCTTGATGTTGCATTACAAGACAATCAAATGTGTGTCAAACAGGCTGCATTTGTTGCACTTCGCACTGCAGCCTCGCACGTCTCGTTAAAAAAAGATCTTCTGAAACAAAACGCTGAAGAAAAATTGGTCGAATTTGTTACCAACTCTGGACAGAATCAAAGTACGACTCTTCCTGCATCAGCGAGATACGCTTTTTCACCAAGGATGGTTTCGGCAAGAACGAGACCTTCAACATATTCTTCACAATCTAAGGTTGTGATAGATCACGCAAAGAAACTCATAGACGAGCTGAGACTTATTGATTAG
- the LOC144422894 gene encoding uncharacterized protein LOC144422894 encodes MDGDTFTHTVVDKDNKVVFTGIPNTCTNRHTYKLTLTGEGFDVTNEFDDPQNIAVDLDNLFIGRTYFVRIIILHEDGKICHKFEKEFTLGGERVARDVKLKLGKIPNRWIDVSFDQPSSTTGLLRYSVRAICNDGPNREQTTEELSTTMKFLKSKTEYQITVTAVYEDHEECLASTSNFIQTRTPESTGGHHFFNINSGAANIDMSKSTIQHNVLTTSFDRSPDFGTVENLQESFKTDNNNFVKLFLRWNQPSFSGHQQDYFINTFQVEVFEEGGGKYGNTEDVTFNPEDQLHQYECGPLIVIGNKPYITRVKTFYENVDTALKNVSREAIKTVKSDLKTNSHMRAPMGDTLIPTISASRSSQLPVSMPSLSNVQDQKAAQENVRSKWTQGKRIKRGYFADYFIASSQQITEAVEMEMTIKQADPSVIEELANRMQTLVSLDHERLLKYIEYIPDPPNYSIYMERLDPSIWLSLEKYIREKKQGITENDAATFTLQILEGIEFLHSKMLIHGDLKCSNILFKKFFGIKIGEFALGRILEEKLTYSSSSDEKFIQWSPEEISGHGSFAMDKSNDVWGVGCTVYEMLTGKPPLYDKEWTQRRLFTATMLIPPIPKASKQLREFLAKSMNWKKNRVPISELKNLQWITKVEKNPVEIDSRDEHNEYLYNTKYKDRIGRGTFADVWKVSTHNGKLFAIKEILVKQAKLDRLEEKEKREFNFALKKLCHKHLIEFYGCKIEERDEGRTYILAMELMMKTLLDEIIEVGGFNEFKTRMCACEIMEGLSFLHGKEFVHRDIRGDNILISFTGVIKIADFGFIKDLQLARTENATRDGIGAVRWMSPEAVKGNQLVTEKTDVWSLGCTIIEMLKAEPPFDRKFTELDVKEMILGGKIVQYIPTGISESLKKLLNDVFKRKPEERPAVYKLLTEYEWMGEELTPNE; translated from the exons ATGGATG GAGATACCTTCACCCATACTGTCGTTGACAAGGACAACAAGGTTGTATTCACCGGAATCCCGAATACGTGCACGAATCGGCACACATACAAATTAACTCTGACTGGTGAGGGTTTCGACGTAACTAACGAATTTGACGATCCTCAGAACATTGCTGTAGACTTGGATAATCTATTCATTGGAAGAACTTACTTTGTAAGAATAATTATTCTCCACGAGGATGGAAAAATTTGTCATAAATTCGAAAAGGAATTTACCCTGG GTGGCGAACGCGTTGCCAGAGACGTGAAATTGAAATTGGGGAAGATTCCGAATCGATGGATCGACGTCTCATTCGACCAGCCCTCATCAACGACTGGGCTACTTCGTTACAGCGTTCGTGCCATATGCAACGACGGGCCAAACAGAGAACAAACGACCGAAGAGTTGTCAACCACTATGAAATTTCTCAAATCAAAAACCGAGTATCAGATAACCGTGACAGCTGTGTACGAAGATCACGAGGAATGTCTCGCGAGCACCAGCAACTTCATTCAGACGCGAACACCAG AATCAACTGGAGGGCATCACTTCTTTAATATCAATAGCGGTGCTGCAAATATCGACATGAGCAAATCGACTATTCAGC ACAATGTACTTACAACTTCATTTGATCGATCACCAGACTTTG GTACCGTGGAAAATTTGCAAGAATCTTTCAAAACTGACAATAACAATTTCGTGAAGTTATTCCTTCGATGGAATCAACCGTCGTTTTCTGGCCATCAACAAGATTATTTCATCAATACCTTCCAAGTAGAAGTCTTTGAAGAAGGTGGTGGAAAATATGGGAATACTGAAGATGTGACATTCAATCCAGAAGACCAACTTCACCAATATGAATGCGGTCCGTTGATAGTAATTGGAAATAAACCTTACATAACTCGAGTCAAAACATTCTATGAAAATGTTGATACCGCCTTGAAAAACGTCTCACGGGAAGCGATCAAAACGGTGAAATCAG ACCTGAAAACAAACTCACATATGAGAGCACCAATGGGAGACACCCTGATTCCGACAATATCTGCTTCCAGAAGTAGCCAGCTTCCAGTTTCCATGCCATCATTATCAAATGTACAAGATCAAAAAG CTGCTCAAGAAAATGTGAGATCGAAATGGACTCAAGGGAAGAGAATCAAGAGAGGGTACTTTGCCGATTATTTCATTGCTTCTTCTCAGCAGATTACTGAGGCGGTGGAGATGGAAATGACTATTAAACAGGCCGATCCTTCG GTTATTGAAGAACTGGCCAATCGCATGCAAACTTTGGTTTCTTTGGATCATGAGAGGCTATTGAAGTATATTGAGTATATCCCGGATCCACCAAACTACTCAATTTATATGGAGCGTTTGGATCCAAGCATTTGG CTTTCGCTTGAAAAATACATTAGAGAAAAGAAACAAGGTATAACAGAAAACGATGCAGCTACCTTCACACTTCAAATACTTGAGGGGATTGAGTTTCTGCACAGCAAAATGTTAATACATGGAGATTTAAAGTgttctaatattttattcaaaaaattttttggaaTTAAGATAG GTGAATTTGCTCTTGGAAGAATACTTGAAGAAAAGCTGACATATTCATCTTCTTCAGATG AAAAATTCATTCAATGGAGCCCAGAGGAAATTTCAGGGCATGGATCTTTTGCAATGGACAAAAGTAATGATGTTTG GGGTGTAGGATGCACAGTATATGAAATGCTTACTGGTAAACCACCTCTATACGATAAGGAATGGACACAAAGAAGACTTTTTACGGCAACAATGCTAATTCCGCCCATTCCAAAAGCAAGCAAGCAACTAAGA GAGTTTCTCGCAAAATCAatgaattggaaaaaaaatagaGTTCCTATTTCAGAACTGAAAAATCTACAATGGATTACTAAAGTCGAAA AAAATCCTGTCGAAATTGATAGCCGTGATGAGCATAATG AGTATTTATACAATACGAAGTACAAAGACAGAATTGGCCGTGGAACATTCGCCGATGTTTGGAAAGTTTCAACACATAATGGGAAGCTATTTGCAATAAAAGAAATCTTAGTTAAACAG GCGAAATTGGACAGATTGGAAGAAAAGGAAAAAAGAGAATTCAATTTTGCTCTCAAGAAACTATGTCACAAACATCTGATTGAGTTCTATGGTTGCAAAATAGAAGAGCGTGATGAAGGACGAACCTACATATTGGCAATGGAACTAATGATG AAAACTCTCCTTGATGAAATTATAGAAGTGGGAGGGTTCAATGAATTTAAGACAAGAATGTGCGCTTGTGAGATAATGGAAGGACTTTCATTCTTACATGGCAAAGAATTCGTCCACCGAGACATTAGAGGAGACAACATACTTATAAGCTTTACTGGTGTGATCAAAATTG CTGATTTTGGATTTATAAAAGACCTTCAGCTTGCAAGAACAGAAAACGCCACAAGAGATGGGATTg gTGCTGTTAGGTGGATGAGCCCAGAAGCGGTGAAAGGTAACCAGCTTGTTACAGAGAAAACGGATGTATG GAGTCTCGGTTGTACCATCATTGAAATGTTGAAAGCAGAACCACCATTCGATAGAAAATTCACGGAATTGGACGTTAAGGAAATGATTCTGGGTGGTAAAATTGTCCAGTATATACCAACGGGCATATCAGAATCTTTGAAG AAACTCCTGAACGATGTATTCAAACGAAAACCTGAAGAACGGCCAGCCGTCTATAAACTGCTGACTGAATACGAGTGGATGGGCGAAGAGCTGACCCCCAATGaataa